The genomic DNA TTGCCTCGCCGACATTGAAGGATGCACCGCCGCCACCAATGCGGCCACGCAGCATTACGAGACCGGTTTCCGGTCCGCGCAGAACTTCAAATTCCGGCTTGTTGGACCATGCCTGCCAGAAGGCATGCAGCTCTTCGCCGCTTGCACGCGCAAGAACTGCCATGCTTGCCTGCCGTGCGGCTTGAACTGAATCTGGCACTGCATCCGGCACTGTTCCGCTTTCAGTGGCGGAACCGGCTCCGCCTCCCTTCGCACTTTGCTCCGTACCGTACATGAGCTTCCCTGCCCTGTTAGTTCCAGAGCGCGCTTTGACCTGATTGCATCAGATCAATGCTCTGGAGTTTGTTTTGAGGCGCATCTTGTCCGAAAACCGTTTCATGTTTTTCGGGATGCACTCCCGTTGACTTGATCTCTCAAATTGTCTAGTTATATAGACAACTATACAATACCAGAATGAATACACCCTGCCAATGACAGGACGATGACAGTTGATGACAAAGACCAGACGAATTGAGAGAAACAGCGGCGTGGCCATCTGGCGGCAGATTGCCGACGAGATACGCGGCGAGATCAGAGCCGGAAGGCTTCAGTCGGGTGCGCGTATGCCCGCCGAGATGGAACTTGCCGACAGGTTTGGAGTCAATCGCCATACGGTGCGCAGCGCCATTGCCGCGCTGACGCAGGAAGGCGTGCTGCGTGCCGAGCAAGGGCGCGGCACCTTCGTTGCCAATGCAAAGCGCCTCACCTATCAGATCGGACGTCGCACCCGCATTTCGCAATCACTGGCTTCGCAAGTGCGGGACATGAAAGGCGCGCTGCTCGCTTCCGGCACAGCGCCTGCCTCCCCGGATATAGCCGAAGCTCTTGAGATCGAGCCTGGTTCACCTGTCCTGCGGCTGGAAACCTTGCACAGCGCCGACGGACGCCCCGTGTCGCGCGCAACACTCTGGATCAGTGCCGAACAATTTCCGGAAATTGCCGAGGATTATGCGGAAAGCGGTTCCGTCACCGTGGCTTTCCGAAAAGCAGGAGTTGCCGACTACTTCCGTAAATCGACAATCATATCCGCCCGCCATGCGGATTCGGATGATCTGAAACATTTGAAGCTTTCGCCCGGCGCCATTGTACTGACGGCCAAGGCGATCAATGTGAATACCGATGGAGTGCCGATCCAGTATTCGCTGACACGGTTTTCAGCGGATAATATGGAGTTTTCTATCGACACGTATCCCGGTGACCCGCAGATGAATGACATGAACTGAATCGTGCTGGCACTGAACTGCTCTCGAAGCTGTTATGAACGCGCTCAATCCAGACAGGAAATTTCCAATGACCGTGACCATTTTTCATAATCCAAAATGCGGCACCTCGCGTAATACACTGGCAATGATCCGTGCCAGTGGCAAAGAGCCCGTCATCATCGAATATGTGCAGAATCCACCCACGCGGGAACGTCTGCTCGGTCTGCTGGCGGCAATGAACATGACACCACGCGAACTATTGCGCGAGAAAGGTACACCCTAT from Brucella anthropi ATCC 49188 includes the following:
- the phnG gene encoding phosphonate C-P lyase system protein PhnG, translating into MYGTEQSAKGGGAGSATESGTVPDAVPDSVQAARQASMAVLARASGEELHAFWQAWSNKPEFEVLRGPETGLVMLRGRIGGGGASFNVGEATVTRATVRLSDGSVGHSYALGRDQEKARLAAVFDALWLDEGHRDAVEAQVLNVLRKRLNDADAKLRGEAAATKVDFFTMVRGDN
- the phnF gene encoding phosphonate metabolism transcriptional regulator PhnF; the protein is MMTKTRRIERNSGVAIWRQIADEIRGEIRAGRLQSGARMPAEMELADRFGVNRHTVRSAIAALTQEGVLRAEQGRGTFVANAKRLTYQIGRRTRISQSLASQVRDMKGALLASGTAPASPDIAEALEIEPGSPVLRLETLHSADGRPVSRATLWISAEQFPEIAEDYAESGSVTVAFRKAGVADYFRKSTIISARHADSDDLKHLKLSPGAIVLTAKAINVNTDGVPIQYSLTRFSADNMEFSIDTYPGDPQMNDMN